One window of Kosakonia cowanii JCM 10956 = DSM 18146 genomic DNA carries:
- a CDS encoding sugar ABC transporter ATP-binding protein, translating to MGSNLLEMRGMRLAFGGFNALSNVDLTLRGGSVHALTGANGAGKSTLMAVLCGTYDHYEGEIAINHQVVSIRSPRDAKQLGIHLVQQEVDVALVPGLSIAENIMLDKLAEGGHRFRWGEIRRQARDALAQLDVEFDVTRAIDSCTLAEKQHILLARALSHHCRFLILDEPTAPLDQHESERLFTVVRRLQQQGIGVVFISHRIHEVKAICDTLTVLRDGRLVESGPMTALSGEEIVEKMLGHELSDIYPPARPPHSDELLLSIDGLHDEGLLKDISLRLRKGEILGIAGLAGAGKTELCKALFGASKSRVTRGELNHQPWRPRDPADSVSRGMALVPEERRKEGIFIDEPVSMNLAVSADRTFSRWGIFAHHQAWRWAQEVIARVGVRASGPGQILRRLSGGNQQKVAIGKWLRGQANVVIFDEPTKGVDVKAKTDLFQLIDGLAREGKGVIYASGEFAELVGLCDRICVLWDGRIVAEVQGEDAREETLLYYSTGGTARE from the coding sequence ATGGGAAGCAACCTCCTCGAAATGCGTGGCATGCGCCTCGCCTTTGGCGGCTTCAACGCACTGTCGAATGTCGACCTCACTTTACGGGGCGGTTCAGTCCATGCCTTAACCGGCGCAAATGGCGCAGGCAAATCGACCCTGATGGCGGTGCTGTGCGGCACTTATGATCATTACGAAGGGGAGATCGCCATTAACCATCAGGTGGTGTCGATCCGCTCCCCGCGCGATGCGAAACAGCTCGGCATTCACCTCGTGCAGCAGGAGGTGGACGTTGCGCTGGTACCGGGGCTGAGCATCGCCGAGAACATCATGCTGGATAAGCTGGCAGAGGGCGGGCACCGCTTTCGCTGGGGTGAGATACGCCGCCAGGCGCGCGACGCGCTGGCACAGCTCGATGTTGAGTTTGATGTCACCCGCGCTATCGACAGCTGCACGCTGGCGGAAAAACAGCACATCTTACTGGCGCGGGCGCTCTCCCATCACTGCCGCTTTTTGATCCTCGACGAGCCAACCGCGCCGCTCGATCAGCACGAGAGCGAGCGCTTGTTTACGGTGGTCAGACGCCTGCAACAGCAGGGGATCGGCGTGGTGTTTATCTCCCATCGCATTCATGAGGTGAAGGCGATTTGCGACACCCTGACGGTGCTGCGCGACGGCAGGCTGGTGGAGTCCGGGCCGATGACGGCGCTAAGCGGCGAAGAGATTGTTGAGAAGATGCTCGGTCATGAACTAAGCGATATCTACCCGCCCGCGCGGCCGCCGCATAGCGATGAACTGCTGCTCAGCATTGATGGCCTGCACGACGAAGGGCTGCTGAAAGATATCTCGCTGCGGCTGCGTAAAGGCGAAATTCTTGGCATCGCTGGCCTGGCGGGCGCAGGCAAAACCGAGCTGTGCAAAGCCCTGTTTGGTGCGAGCAAAAGCCGTGTTACGCGCGGCGAACTGAACCATCAGCCGTGGCGTCCGCGCGATCCGGCCGATTCGGTATCGCGCGGCATGGCGCTGGTGCCGGAAGAGCGGCGTAAAGAGGGGATCTTTATCGATGAGCCGGTCAGCATGAACCTCGCCGTCAGCGCCGATCGCACCTTTTCGCGCTGGGGGATCTTTGCCCATCACCAGGCGTGGCGCTGGGCGCAAGAGGTGATTGCCCGCGTTGGCGTGCGCGCCAGTGGCCCAGGCCAGATACTGCGCCGCCTCTCCGGCGGCAATCAGCAGAAGGTGGCGATAGGCAAGTGGCTGCGCGGCCAGGCGAACGTGGTGATTTTTGACGAGCCGACCAAAGGCGTCGATGTGAAGGCAAAAACCGACCTCTTCCAGCTGATCGACGGGCTGGCACGCGAGGGCAAAGGCGTGATTTACGCGTCGGGTGAATTCGCCGAGCTGGTGGGTTTGTGCGACCGGATTTGTGTGCTGTGGGATGGGCGCATTGTGGCAGAAGTGCAGGGCGAGGATGCCCGCGAAGAGACACTCCTTTACTATTCCACCGGAGGAACGGCCCGTGAGTAA